A DNA window from Brassica napus cultivar Da-Ae chromosome A4, Da-Ae, whole genome shotgun sequence contains the following coding sequences:
- the LOC106449066 gene encoding eukaryotic translation initiation factor 3 subunit J-like isoform X1: MDDWEAEDFQPLPAKFVLKSNWDDEDVDENDIKDSWEVDDEPVPHAPVVKPATEKAPKKAAAAKGVEKKAKTVEASKEEPLDPFAEKLRIQRLVEEADYQATAELFGAKTEKLHFGSCSYLGECDSEEI, translated from the exons ATGGATGATTGGG AGGCTGAGGATTTTCAACCACTTCCTGCAAAATTTGTACTCAAGAGTAACTGGGATGACGAGGATGTGGATGAGAATGATATCAAGGACTCCTGGGAGGTGGATGATGAGCCTGTTCCTCAT GCACCTGTAGTAAAGCCTGCTACTGAGAAGGCTCCAAAGAAAGCAGCAGCAGCAAAGGGTGTGGAGAAGAAGGCTAAAACTGTTGAAGCTTCAAAGGAAGAACCTTTAGATCCTTTTGCTGAGAAACTTCGCATACAGAG GCTAGTGGAGGAAGCTGATTACCAGGCAACTGCTGAACTCTTTGGAGCAAAGACTGAAAAATTGCATTTTGGAAGTTGCAGTTACTTAGGAGAATGTGACTCAGAAGAGATTTAA
- the LOC106449066 gene encoding eukaryotic translation initiation factor 3 subunit J-like isoform X2, producing MDDWEAEDFQPLPAKFVLKSNWDDEDVDENDIKDSWEAPVVKPATEKAPKKAAAAKGVEKKAKTVEASKEEPLDPFAEKLRIQRLVEEADYQATAELFGAKTEKLHFGSCSYLGECDSEEI from the exons ATGGATGATTGGG AGGCTGAGGATTTTCAACCACTTCCTGCAAAATTTGTACTCAAGAGTAACTGGGATGACGAGGATGTGGATGAGAATGATATCAAGGACTCCTGGGAG GCACCTGTAGTAAAGCCTGCTACTGAGAAGGCTCCAAAGAAAGCAGCAGCAGCAAAGGGTGTGGAGAAGAAGGCTAAAACTGTTGAAGCTTCAAAGGAAGAACCTTTAGATCCTTTTGCTGAGAAACTTCGCATACAGAG GCTAGTGGAGGAAGCTGATTACCAGGCAACTGCTGAACTCTTTGGAGCAAAGACTGAAAAATTGCATTTTGGAAGTTGCAGTTACTTAGGAGAATGTGACTCAGAAGAGATTTAA
- the LOC106445025 gene encoding tubulin--tyrosine ligase-like protein 12 has protein sequence MANKKISSLEDFVKVHGILLAASGLPQKLYASLFRKLASDTLDGGAHFQIEPCDDARRRRLVLTSESMPKDSDVFLIDHAWTFRLPDAYKQLQEIPGLAERMGSLMCVATDLEGKDGVEEEEDAENYEQLSVDQTLESEIRSAADKGYDSLRWLELEGLGIDADTFLSLHLPSKFQDLLALSLFGNKLESADVVIQEVTKLKTLKALWLNDNPVLQESEGRLADEILQSCPSLEIYNSCFTPNYGLWALGFCGDVFGKDNPDYDQQDQPLRNVTSLDLSNRSIHSLANKAFSVDELPLLSHLNIRGNPLDQNSVGELFQVLKLFPSLSSLEVDIPGPLGNSAVEILESLPNLSLLNGVDTAKIFENGKHVVDSMIQPRLPEPKPEDSLIDRVLGAMWLYVMNYRLADEEKIDETSLWYVMDELGSALGHSDEPNFKVAPFLFMPSGNLDSAVSYSIMWPIKSCHKGDECTRDFLSGIGEDKHRSARLTAWFHTPENYFIHEFEKYQQNQHVKAFKSLPLTPTISQSIRHNDGSPLLVHTDLPQVEEFLTRSEFVLTNEPKDADIIWTSMQVDEELKKAVGLTDDQYINQFPFEACLVMKHHLAETIQKAYGSPEWLQPTYNLETELTQFIGDYCVRKRDGLNNLWILKPWNMARTIDTSITDNLSAIIRMMETGPKICQKYIEHPALFKGKKFDLRYVVLLRSIDPLEIYLTDIFWVRLSNNPYSLEKHSFFEYETHFTVMNYGRKLNHKPTSEFVREFEQEHNVKWMDIHEKVKQVIRQVFEAAALVHPEMKSDKSRAMYGVDVMLDSSFQPKILEVTYCPDCMRACTYDMETINGKGIVKAKEFFNYVFGCLFLGETSHVTPL, from the exons ATGGCGAACAAAAAAATCTCGAGTTTGGAAGATTTCGTGAAGGTACATGGAATCCTCTTGGCGGCTTCTGGTTTGCCGCAGAAACTGTACGCAAGCCTCTTCCGCAAACTTGCTTCCGATACTTTAGATGGCGGCGCTCACTTCCAGATCGAACCCTGCGACGATGCTCGGAGACGGAGGCTTGTTCTCACTTCCGAATCTATGCCTAAAGACTCTGACGTCTTCCTTATCGACCACGCCTGGACTTTTCGTCTTCCCGATGCCTATAAACAG CTTCAGGAAATTCCCGGTTTGGCCGAGAGGATGGGTTCTTTGATGTGTGTTGCCACTGATTTAGAAGGAAAGGatggagtagaagaagaagaagacgcagAGAATTATGAGCAACTCTCTGTTGATCAGACACTAGAGAGTGAAATTCGTTCTGCAGCGGATAAAGGATATGACTCTTTAAGATGGCTGGAGCTGGAGGGTCTTGGAATAGATGCTGACACTTTCTTGTCCCTTCATTTGCCTAGTAAGTTTCAG GATTTGCTGGCGCTGAGTCTTTTCGGGAACAAGCTTGAGAGTGCGGATGTGGTTATACAAGAGGTTACAAAGCTTAAGACTCTCAAGGCTTTGTGGCTGAATGACAATCCTGTTCTCCAGGAAAG tgAAGGTCGGTTGGCTGACGAAATATTACAAAGCTGTCCTAGTCTGGAAATCTACAACTCGTGTTTTACCCCTAACTACGGGCTGTGGGCGCTTGGCTTCTGTGGAGATGTATTTGGGAAGGATAATCCTGATTATGATCAGCAGGATCAACCCTTGCGCAATGTCACCTCACTTGACCTTTCAAACCGTTCAATACACAGTCTAGCAAATAAG GCATTCTCTGTGGATGAGTTGCCCTTACTCTCTCATCTAAATATCCGTGGAAACCCATTGGATCAGAATTCTGTTGGAGAACTGTTTCAAGTCTTGAAGCTCTTCCCTTCCCTGTCTTCCTTAGAG gTTGACATACCTGGACCTCTTGGAAACAGTGCTGTAGAGATTCTTGAATCTCTCCCCAACCTTTCTTTGTTAAATGGCGTTGACACagctaaaatatttgaaaatggaAAGCATGTTGTTGACTCGATGATTCAACCACGGCTTCCGGAGCCGAAACCCGAGGATAGTCTCATTGACCGTGTTCTTGGTGCAATGTGGTTGTATGTGATGAATTATCGTCTTGCGGATGAGGAAAAGATTGATGAAACTTCCTTGTG GTATGTGATGGATGAACTGGGTTCAGCTTTGGGGCATAGCGATGAACCCAATTTCAAAGTGGCTCCTTTTCTTTTCATGCCTTCCGGGAATCTAGACTCTGCTGTGAG CTATTCAATAATGTGGCCTATCAAAAGTTGTCATAAAGGTGACGAGTGCACTCGTGATTTTCTATCTGGTATTGGGGAGGACAAACATCGGTCTGCCAGGCTCACAGCTTGGTTTCACACTCCTGAGAACTATTTTATTCAT GAGTTTGAGAAATACCAACAAAATCAGCATGTGAAAGCTTTCAAGTCTCTACCGTTGACACCTACAATTTCCCAAAGCATTCGCCATAATGATGGGTCTCCTTTGCTGGTGCATACGGATCTACCTCAAGTTGAAGAATTTCTGACACGTTCAGAATTTGTGCTCA CAAATGAACCAAAAGATGCAGACATTATATGGACGAGTATGCAGGTGGACGAGGAGCTGAAGAAAGCGGTGGGACTTACCGATGACCAATACATTAATCAGTTTCCCTTTGAGGCTTGTCTTGTTATGAAGCATCATCTTGCCGAGACTATTCAAAAG GCTTATGGATCTCCAGAATGGTTACAGCCTACTTACAATCTTGAAACAGAGCTGACCCAGTTTATTGGTGACTATTGCGTACGCAAACGTGATGGTTTGAACAATTTGTGGATCTTGAAACCATGGAATATGGCAAGGACAATCGACACAAGTATAACCGATAATTTATCAGCTATCATCCGCATGATGGAAACTGGTCCAAAGATCTGCCAGAAGTACATAGAGCACCCTGCTTTGTTCAAGGGGAAGAAGTTTGATCTGCGATACGTTGTCCTGCTGCGGAGCATTGACCCGCTGGAGATTTACCTGACAGATATCTTTTGG GTTAGGTTGTCGAACAACCCATATTCATTGGAGAAGCACAGTTTCTTTGAATATGAAACCCACTTCACTGTCATG AACTATGGACGGAAGTTGAATCACAAGCCCACATCAGAGTTTGTGAGAGAGTTTGAACAAGAACATAACG TGAAATGGATGGATATTCATGAGAAGGTGAAGCAAGTGATACGGCAAGTGTTTGAGGCGGCGGCTCTTGTGCATCCGGAAATGAAATCTGACAAATCAAGGGCCATGTACGGAGTAGATGTGATGCTCGATAGCTCCTTCCAGCCAAAAATCTTGGAG GTAACATACTGTCCTGACTGCATGAGGGCTTGCACCTACGACATGGAAACCATAAATGGAAAAGGAATCGTGAAAGCCAAAGAATTTTTCAACTATGTTTTTGGGTGTCTCTTCTTGGGCGAGACTTCTCACGTGACTCCCTTGTGA
- the LOC106445024 gene encoding uncharacterized protein LOC106445024, with product MPPRRKAKKGVKRTEEDNKEIPRQEKTEDFVDEEAEREAAAIRAIRDVEIEHTLTALDLLCSYFTEEQIQTPVLGFFKDNLPDLSIARDEESGEIELKWNDSDGVDVNDSILKRLSMGFPDLYNNSRPSLGGYNNVGGSMLGTGNTHLQNLGTSASQMLASHDALRTPVVNGQRLSFGMTPKTRRQPKAGEIMLSVHGSPLGVYKEDDNMGAINEEDS from the exons ATGCCGCCGAGGAGAAAAGCAAAGAAGGGTGTCAAACGCACTGAAGAGGATAACAAGGAGATTCCAAGACAAGAGAAGACAGAGGACTTTGTTGACGAAGAAG CTGAAAGAGAAGCAGCTGCAATTAGGGCGATTCGTGATGTGGAGATTGAACACACTTTAACCGCACTGGACTTGCTCTGCTCCTATTTTACCGAGGAACAGATTCAGACTCCTGTCTTGGGCTTCTTTAAAGACAATCTTCCTGATTTGTCCATAGCGAGAGACGAAGAGAGTGGGGAGATTGAGTTGAAGTGGAATGATTCGGATGGTGTTGACGTGAATGATTCTATATTGAAACGCTTGTCCATGGGTTTTCCTGATTTATACAACAACTCTAGGCCTTCTCTTGGCGGCTACAATAACG TGGGAGGAAGCATGTTAGGAACTGGTAACACACACCTCCAGAATCTT GGGACATCTGCGAGTCAAATGCTTGCAAGCCATGATGCTCTTCGGACTCCCGTG GTAAATGGGCAGAGGCTCTCTTTTGGAATGACACCAAAGACTCGGAGGCAACCAAAAGCTGGAGAGATAATGCTTTCTGTTCATGGCTCTCCTTTGGGTGTCTATAAAGAAGATGACAACATGGGAGCTATTAATG AAGAAGACAGTTGA